From a single Chloracidobacterium thermophilum B genomic region:
- a CDS encoding cation:proton antiporter, with amino-acid sequence MNFLPTWPIAFDTMTVFGLLLILGALGGYLSHRFPWLPSITGFMLIGLLFGPSGLAVLDEATLTKSRILVDIALGLILYRLGLSLKLSLLRERVMLGVMGLAESSLTIIVVAGVLWIAGFALPVAGLVAAIVVSSSPAVLLHVAHEVRASGDVTETTKTLVAINNVVSFVAFSALLPLVQFSSGKSWSEILLLPTYRFFGSLILGCAAGAVVYVLTHRTREATQYRLAFVIGGVMLTTGLANVFNLSALYAPLVLGIVVKNLEQEDTVSQIQFGESFELFFIVLFVSAGANLHLHDLITLAPVVILLVVTRSLAKVGGVVAVAAATREALNKAVARGMLLIPMAGMAIGLTRTTAELFPDQAASVAAVVLGAVAVFETIGPPLAAYAFNLAGETGQAQKHTSPEALAKAVEEVS; translated from the coding sequence ATGAACTTCCTGCCGACCTGGCCCATCGCCTTCGACACGATGACCGTCTTCGGTCTGCTGCTCATTCTGGGCGCACTGGGGGGCTATCTGTCCCATCGTTTCCCCTGGCTGCCAAGTATCACGGGGTTTATGCTCATCGGACTGCTCTTCGGACCCAGCGGGCTGGCTGTCCTCGACGAGGCCACCCTGACCAAGTCCAGGATTCTGGTGGACATCGCCTTGGGACTCATCCTCTACCGGCTGGGGCTTTCACTCAAACTTTCCCTGTTGCGGGAGCGTGTGATGTTGGGTGTCATGGGGCTGGCCGAGAGTTCCCTGACCATCATCGTCGTTGCCGGCGTTCTCTGGATCGCCGGGTTTGCCCTGCCGGTCGCCGGGCTGGTGGCGGCCATTGTCGTTTCTTCGTCTCCGGCCGTGCTTCTGCACGTGGCCCACGAAGTGCGCGCGTCAGGCGACGTGACCGAGACCACCAAAACCCTTGTCGCCATCAACAACGTTGTTTCCTTCGTGGCGTTTTCGGCCCTGCTGCCGCTGGTGCAGTTTTCTTCCGGTAAAAGCTGGAGCGAGATTCTGCTCCTGCCAACCTACCGGTTCTTTGGCTCACTCATTCTGGGGTGCGCTGCCGGGGCGGTGGTGTATGTGTTGACCCACCGTACCCGCGAGGCCACGCAGTACCGGCTGGCCTTTGTCATCGGGGGCGTCATGCTCACCACGGGGTTGGCCAACGTCTTCAACCTGTCGGCACTGTATGCGCCACTGGTTTTGGGGATCGTGGTCAAAAACCTCGAACAGGAAGATACGGTGTCGCAGATTCAGTTCGGTGAATCGTTCGAGCTGTTCTTCATCGTCCTGTTCGTTTCGGCCGGGGCCAACCTGCACCTTCATGACCTCATCACGCTGGCGCCGGTCGTCATCCTGCTGGTTGTGACACGCAGTCTGGCCAAGGTTGGGGGCGTGGTGGCCGTGGCGGCCGCCACCCGGGAAGCGCTTAACAAGGCTGTGGCGCGCGGTATGTTGCTGATCCCGATGGCCGGGATGGCCATCGGGCTGACGCGCACCACGGCGGAACTGTTCCCGGACCAGGCAGCAAGCGTCGCGGCCGTGGTGCTGGGGGCGGTGGCGGTGTTTGAAACCATTGGACCGCCGCTGGCGGCCTATGCGTTCAACCTCGCCGGGGAAACCGGGCAGGCGCAGAAACACACCAGCCCGGAAGCCCTCGCCAAAGCGGTCGAAGAAGTCTCCTGA
- a CDS encoding mechanosensitive ion channel family protein, translated as MSALLVLLLLPALPTVQTVLADELQAPAPAVESGVPVQLGGETVFRIRARLGTLSPSERASIVERRLVELAATPFLNLEDLRPVEYDDTVEIVLGSRVITVVTEADAVAAGLPRAELAQRTAGNIKAALQRVRQATSWQSLLTGVLFSLLATVVIAAVWRAVDELVARLRRAWRAESSTPHSSRLLNRLDVLVGGRLREARLTVLTGLWFLTRAGIVIAYLPLLFTFFPATQGLSRSFWEAVLTPLVTLWGAFILYIPNLLFILTVVVLTWAAIKGARLIALALERGVIVIGGFDPEWARPTYKLVVIFLVAAGLIVAFPYVPGVESPAFRGVSIFIGALFSLASSSAIANVVSGIVLTYTRAFRIGDRVQIGTTTGDVVEKTLFVTRLETIRQEVVSIPNAQVLNGTIINYSTLARTRGIILHTTVTLGYDIPWRQVQELLIAAARATPGIRAEPPPFVWQTQLNDVHVSYELNAYTNDAWLMPYT; from the coding sequence ATGTCGGCGCTGCTTGTTCTGCTGTTGTTGCCGGCTCTGCCCACAGTGCAAACGGTTCTGGCCGATGAACTCCAGGCTCCGGCTCCGGCAGTTGAAAGCGGCGTGCCGGTGCAACTGGGCGGAGAGACGGTGTTTCGCATCCGGGCGCGACTGGGCACGCTGTCGCCGTCAGAGCGGGCATCCATTGTTGAGCGGCGGCTGGTCGAGCTGGCCGCCACGCCATTTCTCAATCTGGAAGACCTGCGCCCGGTCGAGTATGACGACACGGTTGAAATCGTGCTGGGCAGCCGGGTGATTACGGTGGTTACGGAAGCCGACGCCGTTGCCGCCGGTCTGCCACGTGCGGAGCTGGCGCAACGTACCGCCGGGAACATCAAAGCGGCTCTGCAACGTGTGCGTCAGGCCACTTCGTGGCAATCGCTGCTGACCGGGGTGCTGTTTTCCCTGCTGGCCACCGTCGTCATTGCTGCGGTCTGGCGGGCAGTGGATGAACTGGTCGCACGTCTGCGCCGGGCGTGGCGGGCTGAATCTTCCACGCCACACTCGTCACGGCTGCTGAACCGGTTGGATGTCCTGGTCGGGGGACGGCTGCGTGAAGCGCGGCTGACAGTCCTGACAGGGCTTTGGTTTCTCACGCGGGCTGGGATTGTCATTGCCTACCTGCCGCTGCTGTTCACGTTTTTTCCGGCCACGCAGGGACTGTCGCGGTCATTCTGGGAAGCCGTCCTGACGCCACTCGTGACGCTGTGGGGAGCGTTCATCCTTTACATCCCCAACCTGCTGTTCATTCTGACGGTGGTTGTCCTGACCTGGGCGGCGATCAAGGGCGCGCGCCTGATTGCGCTGGCGCTCGAACGGGGTGTCATCGTCATCGGGGGCTTTGACCCGGAGTGGGCGCGTCCGACCTACAAGCTGGTGGTCATCTTTCTTGTCGCGGCCGGCCTCATCGTGGCGTTTCCCTACGTGCCGGGCGTCGAGTCGCCGGCATTTCGCGGGGTTTCCATCTTCATCGGGGCCCTGTTTTCCCTGGCCTCGAGTTCGGCCATTGCCAACGTGGTGAGCGGAATTGTGTTGACCTACACCCGGGCCTTTCGCATCGGCGACCGGGTTCAGATTGGCACGACGACCGGGGATGTCGTGGAAAAAACCCTTTTCGTCACCCGTCTGGAAACCATCCGGCAGGAAGTTGTCTCGATTCCCAACGCCCAGGTACTCAACGGCACCATCATCAACTACTCGACGCTGGCCCGTACACGCGGCATTATCCTGCACACGACAGTGACGTTGGGTTATGACATTCCGTGGCGGCAGGTTCAGGAACTGCTCATCGCCGCGGCGCGCGCCACGCCGGGTATCCGCGCCGAACCGCCGCCGTTTGTCTGGCAAACGCAGTTGAACGATGTTCACGTGTCCTACGAACTCAATGCCTACACAAACGACGCCTGGCTGATGCCATACACTTAG